The window CACAGGCCGGCCTGCGCAACGCGCAGCTGGACTACAACCGCAAGGCCGATCTTGGCCGCCAGCAACTGGTGAGCAAGAGCGACGTCGACCTTGCGCGTTCCTCGCTGGAACAGGCGCAGGCGCAGGTGAATTCGGCCCAGGCGCAGATCCGCCAGCAGACCGCATCGACCCAGACCACCCGGGTCAACCTGTCGCGCACGGTGATCCGCTCGCCGGTGGACGGCGTGGTCCTGACCCGGACCATCGAGCCCGGCCAGACCGTGGCCGCCAGCCTGTCCGCGCCGGAACTGTTCACCATCGCCGAGGACCTGGCGAAGATGAAGATCGAGCTGGCGGTGGACGAATCCGACATCGGCCAAGTCAAGGTGGGCCAGGCGGTCAGCTTCAGCGCCGACGCCTTCCCCGATCGCCAGTTCAAGGGCGTGGTCGACCAGGTGCGGCTGTCGGCCACGACCGCGAGCAACGTGGTCACCTATCCGGTGGTGGTCACCGTGGACAACAGCGACGGCACCTTGCTGCCGGGCCTGACCGTCAATGCCGAGATCGAAGTCAGCAAGCGCAGCGATGTGCTGAAACTCGCGAACGCAGCGCTGCGCTTCAAGCCGGCCGAGGGCTCGCCGCTGGCGGCGCTGCAGGGTGCCGGGCCGGGCCAGGGTGCGCCGCAGGGTGGCGGCCGCGGTGGCGCGGGCATGAGCGAAGACCTGCAGGCCTTGGCCGCAACGCTCGACCTGAAGCCGGAACAGCAGGCTGCGTTCGATGCCGCGCTCGAGCAGATGCAGCAGCGCCAGGCCGAGCGCATGGCGCAAGCACCGGCGGCACAAGGCCAGCAGGGCGGCAACCGCATGTTCGGTGGCGGCCCGCCGCGCACCGGTGGAAACCGCGGCGGCGGCGATGCCAGCATGCAGGCGCAGATGCGTGCGCGCATGCGCGACCGCTTCAACCAGCAGTTCGCCGCGTTCCGCGACACCCTGGACGACAGCCAGCGCGCGAAGTGGGATGGCGCCCGCGACGCCCAGCTGACGGCCAAGCGGGTGACCATCTACAAGCTGGTCGACGGCAAGCCGCAGTTGGCGATGGTACGGTTGGGCGCCAGCGATGGCAGCGCCACCGAGATCTCCGGACGCGACATTGCCGAGGGCGACCTGGTCATCGCGGGCGAGCAGTCGGCGACGGAGAGCAAGTGATGGCCGTTGCGGTGGCCGACGCGGCGGTGCCTGTCATCCGCACGCAGGGCCTGAGCAAGATCTACTCCGCCGGCACCGAGGCGGAAGTGGCGGCGTTGCGCGGCGTGGATCTGATCATCAATCGCGGCGAATTCGTCGCGATCATGGGCCCGTCCGGTTCCGGCAAGTCGACCCTGATGAACCTGATCGGCTGCCTGGACACACCCAGCGATGGCCAATACTTCTGCGATGGCGTGGATGTGTCAACGCTCGACAAGGAAGAACTGGCGACGCTGCGTCGCGACAAGATCGGCTTCGTGTTCCAGGGCTTCCACCTGCTGACGCGGATGGACGCCACCGACAACGTGGCGATGCCGCTGGGTTATGCACGTATTCCGTCGGCGGAACGCAGGCAATTGGCGCGCGCGGCGCTGGCATCGGTCGGCCTGGCGGAGCGCGCCGGGCATCGACCGAACGAATTGTCCGGCGGCCAGCAACAACGCGTGGCGATTGCCCGTGCGCTGGTCAACAACCCGCCGATCTTGCTGGCGGACGAACCCACCGGCGCGCTGGATAGCAAGACCGGCGAGGAAATCCTGGCCCTGTTCAAGCGCCTGCGCGACGACGGCCACACGGTCATCCTGATCACCCATGACGCCCACGTGGCCGCGCACGCGGACCGTACCTTCGTGATGCGCGATGGCGAATTGCACGCACAAACCGACGCGGAGGCCGCGGCATGACCTTCCTCGACATCCTGCGCACCGCGTTCTTCGCCCTGCGCGGCAACTGGATGCGCAGCGCGCTGACCTCGCTGGGTGTGATCATCGGGATCGCGGCGGTGATCGTGATGGTCTCGATCGGCCAGGGCACCCAGGCCGAAATCGACAAGATGGTGTCCGGCCTTGGTTCGCAGCGGCTGGACATCGGTAGTTCGGGTGGCATGGGGCCGGGCGGCGCACGCGTGGCCCAAGGCAGCCGCTGGAGCCTCAATGACGGCGACGTCGAAGCGATCCGCAACGAAGTGCCGACGGCGCAGTACGCCTCCGGCTCGCTGCGCGGCGGCACCCAGGTGGTGTTCGCCGAAAACAATGCCTCCACCCAGTGGCAGGGCGTGCAGGCGGACTGGTTCGCGATCAACGACTGGAAGGTGGCGCTGGGCGACGGGTTCGATGCCAGCGATTATGGCGGCAGCGCCAAGCCGGTGATCCTGGGCGAAACGGTGCGCACGACCCTGTTCGGCGAAGAAGACCCGATCGGCCAGACCGTGCGCTTGGGGCGGGTGCCGTTCACCGTGGTCGGCGTGCTCGGGGCGAAAGGTCAGGGCGGCTTCGGCCAGGATCAGGACGACATGGTGGTGGTGCCGCTGGAAACCGCGCGCCGTCGGCTGTCCAATTCGCAGTCGATGCCGCCGGGTGCAGTGCAGGCGATTTCGGTGGGCGTGGACGATGCCAGGAACCTGGCCAGCGCGCAGGCCGAGATCGAAGCCCTGCTGCGCCAGCGCCACAAGATCGAGCCGGGCGCGGAAGACGACTTCGCAGTGCGCAACATCAGCCAGATCGTGGCCACCCGCACCGCCACCACCAACCTGATGTCGAAGCTGCTCGGCGCGGTCGCCGGCATCTGCCTGATCATCGGGGGCATCGGCATCATGAACATCATGCTGGTCTCGGTGACCGAGCGGATCCGCGAGATCGGCCTGCGCATGGCGGTCGGTGCCGGTCCGGGCGACGTGCAGAAGCAGTTCCTGGCCGAAGCCATGCTGATCTCGCTGATCGGCGGGGTGATCGGGATCGCCATCGGCGTGGTCGGCGCGCTGGTGGTCGGCAAGCTGGGCGACCTGCCGGTCGAGCTGAACGCCAAGGTGGTGATGCTGGCGGCGGCGTTTTCGGTCGGGACGGGCCTGTTCTTCGGCTACTACCCGGCGCGCAAGGCGTCCCAGCTGGATCCCATCGAGGCCCTGCGATCGCAATAGAGGCCTCTCCGACCCGACACGCCCGGCAGAGGCGGCGATAACGGGGCTTGTGGCAAAATCCGCGGGTCGGCACGACCGACCCACCGGATGCCGCACGCATATGTCCAACATCGATCAGGCCATGCCGTCCGCAACCATCGCGCATGGCTGACTTTTACGGGCATTTGCCGCGTGGTCCCGCCGGGATCATGCGCGCGGCGATCTGGTCGCTGCAGGGGCTGCGCGCGGCCTGGCTGCACGAATCCTCGTTCCGGCTGGAAGTCTGCCTGTTCGTGGTGCTCGGCCCGCTGGGCTGGTTCCTGGGCGAAACCGGGGTGGAGCGCGCGCTGCTGATCGGCAGTTGCCTGCTGGTGATGGCGATGGAACTGATGAACTCCTCGATGGAGGCGGTGATCGAGCGCTACGGCGCCGAACGCCACGAGCTGGCCGGGCGCGCCAAGGACATGGGATCCGCGGCGGTGTTCGTGCTGATGATGAACGTGCTGCTGGTGTGGGCGCTGATCCTGGCCCCGCGCTACCTGTAATCCACGCGCACCGCGCGTCAAGACGAGAATCGAATGGACCTGAGTTTCCTGGCGTCACCCGATGCATGGCTCACCCTGGTGACCCTGAGCGCACTGGAAATCGTGCTCGGCATCGACAACCTGGTGTTCATCTCGATCGCGGTGGCGCGCCTGCCGGAAGCGCAGCGCCCGCTGGCGCGCAAGATCGGCATCGCCGTGGCCTGCATCACCCGGATCCTGCTGCTGGTGATGCTCGCTTTCCTGGCGACGATGGAGCAGGACCTGTTCACCCTGTTCGGCATGGGCATCTCGATCCGCGACATCGTGCTGATCGTCGGCGGCGCCTTCCTGCTGGTGAAGGGCACGCTGGAAATCCGCGATCTTATCGGCGGCGGCGAGGACGAGGATCCGCGCACCACCAAGTCGTCCTCGGTGTTCTGGGTGGTGATCGCGCAGATCGCGGTGATCGACATCGTGTTCTCGCTGGATTCGGTGATCACCGCAGTCGGCATCGCCCAGCACATCCCGATCATGGTCTTCGCGATCCTGCTGGCGGTGGCGATCATGCTGCTGGCGGCCAATCCGCTGGGCAAGTTCATCGACGACAACCCAACCGTGAAGATGCTGGCGCTGGCCTTCATCCTGCTGGTCGGCGCGGTGCTGATCCTGGATGGCCTGGGCACCCACGTGCCGAAGCCGTACATCTACTTCGCGATGGCGTTCTCGGTGATGGTCGAGTGGCTGAACCTGCTGATGCGCCGCAAGGCCGCAGCGCATCACGTGCCCGGTGCCGGCGAATGGTGAGGATCGAGGTTTCCACGTCGGCTTAACCCCATTTGCCCGTCACTAGCCGTTACACCGTGTCCTCGTCGTTCCAGGAGCTTCCCATGCGTGGTTTCTCGCTCGTCCGCGGCGCGCTTCTCGCGCTGGTCGTGGTCCTGCTCAGTGGTTGCGGCTACAACCAGATCCAGTCCAAGGACGAGGCGGCCAAGGCCGGCTGGTCGGAAGTGCTCAACCAGTACAAGCGCCGCGCCGACCTGATCCCGAACCTGGTCGCCACCGTGAAGGGCTACGCCGCGCACGAAGCGCAGGTGCTGACCGCGGTGACCGAGGCGCGCGCCAAGGTCGGCCAGATCAACGTGAATGCCGATGACGCAGCATCGCTTGCGCAGTACCAGGCGGCACAGGGCGAACTCAGCCAGGCGCTCGGTCGGTTGATGATGGTGAGCGAGGCGTACCCGAACCTGAAGGCCGACCAGCAGTTCATCGGCCTGCAGACCCAGCTGGAAGGCACCGAGAACCGCGTCACCGTCGCCCGCGGCCGCTACATCCAGCTGGTGCAGGACTACAACACCTACATCCGCCAGTTCCCGGTCAACCTGACCGCGATGATCTTCGGCTACAAGCCGAAGCCGAACTTCACCGTGGAGAACGAAGCGCAGATCCAGGACGCGCCAGCGGTGGATTTCGGCGCGCCGCCGCCCCCGCCGGTCGCCCCGCCAGCAACCGAAGTGCCGCCGGGCGTCGTCAATCCGCCGCAGCCCGCATCGCCACCCGTGCAGGGTGGAAATGCCCCGCAGGAAGCACCGACGTCCTGAACCCGGGACGCTGGCGATGTCGCCGATGAACGCTTGGTTGTCCGACCGACGCATCGCAATGGCGGTGTCCGTGCGGTCGTGGGCCGCATCGTTGATGCTGTTGCTTGCGCTGTGCGTATTGCCGGCATGGGCGCAATCTCCATCGAAGATCCCCGCCTTCGATTCGCCGGTGGTCGACACCACCGGCACGCTGGATGCCGCC of the Thermomonas carbonis genome contains:
- a CDS encoding LemA family protein; the protein is MRGFSLVRGALLALVVVLLSGCGYNQIQSKDEAAKAGWSEVLNQYKRRADLIPNLVATVKGYAAHEAQVLTAVTEARAKVGQINVNADDAASLAQYQAAQGELSQALGRLMMVSEAYPNLKADQQFIGLQTQLEGTENRVTVARGRYIQLVQDYNTYIRQFPVNLTAMIFGYKPKPNFTVENEAQIQDAPAVDFGAPPPPPVAPPATEVPPGVVNPPQPASPPVQGGNAPQEAPTS
- a CDS encoding ABC transporter permease, which codes for MTFLDILRTAFFALRGNWMRSALTSLGVIIGIAAVIVMVSIGQGTQAEIDKMVSGLGSQRLDIGSSGGMGPGGARVAQGSRWSLNDGDVEAIRNEVPTAQYASGSLRGGTQVVFAENNASTQWQGVQADWFAINDWKVALGDGFDASDYGGSAKPVILGETVRTTLFGEEDPIGQTVRLGRVPFTVVGVLGAKGQGGFGQDQDDMVVVPLETARRRLSNSQSMPPGAVQAISVGVDDARNLASAQAEIEALLRQRHKIEPGAEDDFAVRNISQIVATRTATTNLMSKLLGAVAGICLIIGGIGIMNIMLVSVTERIREIGLRMAVGAGPGDVQKQFLAEAMLISLIGGVIGIAIGVVGALVVGKLGDLPVELNAKVVMLAAAFSVGTGLFFGYYPARKASQLDPIEALRSQ
- a CDS encoding ABC transporter ATP-binding protein; this encodes MAVAVADAAVPVIRTQGLSKIYSAGTEAEVAALRGVDLIINRGEFVAIMGPSGSGKSTLMNLIGCLDTPSDGQYFCDGVDVSTLDKEELATLRRDKIGFVFQGFHLLTRMDATDNVAMPLGYARIPSAERRQLARAALASVGLAERAGHRPNELSGGQQQRVAIARALVNNPPILLADEPTGALDSKTGEEILALFKRLRDDGHTVILITHDAHVAAHADRTFVMRDGELHAQTDAEAAA
- a CDS encoding TerC family protein; amino-acid sequence: MDLSFLASPDAWLTLVTLSALEIVLGIDNLVFISIAVARLPEAQRPLARKIGIAVACITRILLLVMLAFLATMEQDLFTLFGMGISIRDIVLIVGGAFLLVKGTLEIRDLIGGGEDEDPRTTKSSSVFWVVIAQIAVIDIVFSLDSVITAVGIAQHIPIMVFAILLAVAIMLLAANPLGKFIDDNPTVKMLALAFILLVGAVLILDGLGTHVPKPYIYFAMAFSVMVEWLNLLMRRKAAAHHVPGAGEW
- a CDS encoding diacylglycerol kinase, translating into MADFYGHLPRGPAGIMRAAIWSLQGLRAAWLHESSFRLEVCLFVVLGPLGWFLGETGVERALLIGSCLLVMAMELMNSSMEAVIERYGAERHELAGRAKDMGSAAVFVLMMNVLLVWALILAPRYL
- a CDS encoding efflux RND transporter periplasmic adaptor subunit — protein: MNQTRRRPAFPLRKLGIACIVIAIAAGGWYVWSKRGQSADGGYRTETVQRGDVRVAISSTGTLSAISTVTVGSQVSGQITEVMVDFNDRVTKGQVLATIDASTYRAQIEQGSAQIASAQASLRQAQAGLRNAQLDYNRKADLGRQQLVSKSDVDLARSSLEQAQAQVNSAQAQIRQQTASTQTTRVNLSRTVIRSPVDGVVLTRTIEPGQTVAASLSAPELFTIAEDLAKMKIELAVDESDIGQVKVGQAVSFSADAFPDRQFKGVVDQVRLSATTASNVVTYPVVVTVDNSDGTLLPGLTVNAEIEVSKRSDVLKLANAALRFKPAEGSPLAALQGAGPGQGAPQGGGRGGAGMSEDLQALAATLDLKPEQQAAFDAALEQMQQRQAERMAQAPAAQGQQGGNRMFGGGPPRTGGNRGGGDASMQAQMRARMRDRFNQQFAAFRDTLDDSQRAKWDGARDAQLTAKRVTIYKLVDGKPQLAMVRLGASDGSATEISGRDIAEGDLVIAGEQSATESK